From a region of the Castor canadensis chromosome 7, mCasCan1.hap1v2, whole genome shotgun sequence genome:
- the Tmem200b gene encoding transmembrane protein 200B gives MTAGSPGDCGEVRRSPEGRVSRLGRRLGRRRRPRSPPEPLRVRARLRLRSPSGAFAALGALVVLVGMGIAVAGYWPHRAGAPGPRAANASSPPVSELRREGRGAGRVHGPHERLRLLGPVIMGVGLFVFICANTLLYENRDLETRRLRQGVLRAQALRPPDGPSWDCALLPSPGPRTPGAIGCAELDLSPHRGTSPAPSVRSLRSEPANPRLGLSALLNSYPLKGPGLHPPWGPRTQTGHVIITVQPSGSCIEHSKSLDLGLGELLLGGPAARDCAHRSWPRLDRLSLGGYAKLGGGGDSGARV, from the coding sequence ATGACCGCCGGGAGCCCCGGAGACTGCGGGGAGGTGCGGAGGAGCCCCGAGGGCCGCGTCTCCCGCCTGGGCCGCCGACTGGGCCGCCGCCGGCGCCCACGCTCCCCCCCGGAGCCTCTGCGGGTGCGGGCACGGCTGCGGCTGCGCTCGCCGTCGGGGGCGTTCGCGGCGCTGGGGGCGCTCGTGGTACTGGTGGGCATGGGCATTGCGGTGGCCGGTTACTGGCCGCACCGCGCCGGGGCTCCCGGACCCCGGGCCGCCAATGCCAGCTCACCCCCAGTCAGCGAGCTGCGACGCGAGGGTCGCGGTGCGGGCCGGGTCCACGGACCGCACGAGCGGCTGCGGCTGCTGGGGCCGGTGATCATGGGCGTCGGCTTGTTTGTGTTCATCTGCGCCAACACGCTCTTGTATGAGAACCGAGACTTGGAGACAAGGCGACTCCGCCAGGGGGTGCTGCGGGCCCAGGCCCTGCGGCCCCCCGACGGCCCCAGCTGGGACTGCGCCCTCCTTCCCAGCCCGGGTCCCAGGACTCCCGGAGCCATAGGCTGCGCAGAACTAGACTTGTCTCCGCATCGGGGTACCTCACCCGCCCCGTCGGTGCGGAGTCTGCGTTCAGAGCCGGCTAATCCTCGCTTGGGGTTGTCTGCCCTGCTCAACAGCTACCCCTTGAAGGGCCCAGGGCTGCATCCGCCCTGGGGTCCCCGAACCCAGACCGGCCACGTGATCATCACAGTGCAGCCCTCTGGCTCCTGCATTGAACATTCCAAGTCTTTGGATCTGGGCCTTGGGGAGCTCCTTCTTGGGGGCCCAGCAGCTCGGGATTGTGCTCACAGAAGCTGGCCACGCCTGGACCGACTCAGTCTGGGGGGGTATGCCAAattgggaggaggaggggactCGGGGGCACGGGTCTGA